The proteins below come from a single Halictus rubicundus isolate RS-2024b chromosome 13, iyHalRubi1_principal, whole genome shotgun sequence genomic window:
- the Mesr3 gene encoding misexpression suppressor of ras 3 isoform X2 produces MNAPVYAASCPALQSNLSLHSSSYYSEYNGAARRRLSSTGEPDTSATSSYEGSDSSEHSDESRLEPVSQVEREQVETFFRGLKSQVFVCESLANLYLGNASQTERWELRFTGIPVVVLDLGGTRSRSKRRIQILLAERGTCFTLWQETIDNLTSYKVSGPSFHTMCLSSDHTRLAGLSFDNPKAANDLWQHVERLVSCPENISLSVPGKKKKKPLPKKVVLPAKSNISQPCQFQHVTSVDVADRSRYFSLQTLVPALNELGSSLEANF; encoded by the exons ATGAACGCCCCGGTGTACGCGGCATCCTGCCCGGCGTTGCAGTCGAACCTCTCTCTGCACAGTTCGTCCTATTACAGCGAGTACAACGGCGCCGCCAGAAGGCGATTGTCTTCGACAGGAGAGCCGGACACCTCCGCCACGTCGAGCTACGAAGGCAGTGACAGCTCCGAGCACAGCGACGAGTCGCGTCTCGAGCCTGTCAGCCAAGTGGAGCGGGAGCAAGTCGAGACGTTCTTTCGGGGCTTAAAGTCTCAG GTGTTCGTCTGCGAATCTTTGGCCAATCTGTACCTGGGGAACGCGTCTCAGACAGAAAGATGGGAGCTGAGATTCACTGGGATCCCCGTGGTCGTCCTGGATCTCGGAGGGACGCGATCGAGATCCAAAAGACGGATCCAGATCCTGCTCGCAGAGCGCGGCACTTGCTTCACCCTCTGGCAAGAGACCATAGATAATTTGACCTCGTACAAG GTCTCAGGCCCGTCCTTCCACACGATGTGCCTGTCCTCGGACCACACGCGTCTCGCGGGCCTCAGCTTCGACAACCCGAAAGCTGCGAACGACCTCTGGCAGCACGTAGAGCGACTGGTCTCCTGTCCGGAGAACATCAGCCTGTCGGTTCCcggcaagaagaagaagaagccgtTGCCGAAGAAGGTGGTGCTGCCGGCGAAGAGCAACATCAGCCAGCCCTGTCAGTTCCAGCACGTGACCAGCGTGGACGTAGCCGATCGATCGCGATACTTCTCCCTGCAAACGTTGGTGCCCGCTCTGAACGAGTTGGGCTCCTCTTTGGAGGCGAACTTCTAG
- the Mesr3 gene encoding misexpression suppressor of ras 3 isoform X1 yields MDRDRNTSITMTNRGKMNAPVYAASCPALQSNLSLHSSSYYSEYNGAARRRLSSTGEPDTSATSSYEGSDSSEHSDESRLEPVSQVEREQVETFFRGLKSQVFVCESLANLYLGNASQTERWELRFTGIPVVVLDLGGTRSRSKRRIQILLAERGTCFTLWQETIDNLTSYKVSGPSFHTMCLSSDHTRLAGLSFDNPKAANDLWQHVERLVSCPENISLSVPGKKKKKPLPKKVVLPAKSNISQPCQFQHVTSVDVADRSRYFSLQTLVPALNELGSSLEANF; encoded by the exons ATGGATCGCGATCGGAATACGTCGATAACGATGACTAACCGC GGAAAGATGAACGCCCCGGTGTACGCGGCATCCTGCCCGGCGTTGCAGTCGAACCTCTCTCTGCACAGTTCGTCCTATTACAGCGAGTACAACGGCGCCGCCAGAAGGCGATTGTCTTCGACAGGAGAGCCGGACACCTCCGCCACGTCGAGCTACGAAGGCAGTGACAGCTCCGAGCACAGCGACGAGTCGCGTCTCGAGCCTGTCAGCCAAGTGGAGCGGGAGCAAGTCGAGACGTTCTTTCGGGGCTTAAAGTCTCAG GTGTTCGTCTGCGAATCTTTGGCCAATCTGTACCTGGGGAACGCGTCTCAGACAGAAAGATGGGAGCTGAGATTCACTGGGATCCCCGTGGTCGTCCTGGATCTCGGAGGGACGCGATCGAGATCCAAAAGACGGATCCAGATCCTGCTCGCAGAGCGCGGCACTTGCTTCACCCTCTGGCAAGAGACCATAGATAATTTGACCTCGTACAAG GTCTCAGGCCCGTCCTTCCACACGATGTGCCTGTCCTCGGACCACACGCGTCTCGCGGGCCTCAGCTTCGACAACCCGAAAGCTGCGAACGACCTCTGGCAGCACGTAGAGCGACTGGTCTCCTGTCCGGAGAACATCAGCCTGTCGGTTCCcggcaagaagaagaagaagccgtTGCCGAAGAAGGTGGTGCTGCCGGCGAAGAGCAACATCAGCCAGCCCTGTCAGTTCCAGCACGTGACCAGCGTGGACGTAGCCGATCGATCGCGATACTTCTCCCTGCAAACGTTGGTGCCCGCTCTGAACGAGTTGGGCTCCTCTTTGGAGGCGAACTTCTAG